The following are from one region of the Candidatus Woesearchaeota archaeon genome:
- a CDS encoding PIG-L family deacetylase, translated as MTETVMVFCAHSDDHILGPGATLAKFSEEGKKIVTVIFSFGEKSHSHLKPKVIRKKRVQEAKNADKIIGGSEVLFLGLRETKFLQDAEKLNLNSKLKQLIEKHSPSIIFTHTNDDKDIPSLDHPNVNKIVMSILDSINYKGRVYAFDVWNPFNFKNRFEPRQYFDVSKVFNKKLQALDCFESQQIALSHLLISVYVKAVMYGFYNGCRYAERFYILK; from the coding sequence ATGACTGAAACAGTAATGGTTTTTTGCGCACATTCTGATGATCACATATTAGGTCCAGGCGCCACTCTTGCAAAATTTTCAGAAGAAGGCAAAAAAATCGTTACAGTGATATTTTCATTTGGAGAAAAAAGTCATTCTCATTTAAAACCTAAAGTTATAAGAAAAAAAAGAGTGCAGGAAGCAAAAAATGCGGACAAAATAATTGGAGGTTCAGAAGTTTTATTCTTGGGATTAAGAGAAACTAAATTTTTACAAGATGCTGAAAAACTCAATCTTAATTCAAAATTAAAACAATTAATAGAGAAACACAGCCCTTCTATCATCTTTACACATACCAATGATGATAAAGATATTCCTTCACTTGATCATCCAAATGTAAATAAGATTGTAATGTCAATATTAGACTCAATTAATTATAAAGGCCGAGTTTATGCTTTTGATGTATGGAATCCGTTTAATTTCAAAAATCGTTTTGAGCCAAGACAATACTTTGACGTTTCTAAAGTATTTAATAAAAAGCTTCAAGCTTTAGACTGTTTTGAAAGCCAACAAATTGCTTTATCGCATTTATTAATAAGTGTTTATGTAAAAGCAGTAATGTATGGGTTTTATAATGGATGCAGATATGCAGAAAGATTTTATATTTTAAAATAA
- a CDS encoding glycosyltransferase family 4 protein: MKQKLLIVTDNFLPQWDGVTRFLVEVIPKLSKSYDVTVLAPDFSGSSIFFPDVKIFRFPLSRFVVNNFQLAYPQYKNFEPYIKEADIVWTQGIGSLGSSAIYIAKRYKKPLIAYIHSIEWALVEKSVPGPLIFKQLASLLTQVFANWLYNKCDILMMPTQEVADIFESKEIETVKILVPLGVNCKNFEPSENKADSKKALGIKPEEIVIGYCGRISRDKDVITLYKAFEWINKKCSNVKLLIVGPGNSDYMTKFDSKENIIVTGAKDNVVDYYQAMDIFVLPSLTETTSLATLEAMACGCCIVSTKVGIAQDIIKNGENGLFFPKRNDLILKKKLKWLVNHPDIIEMYSKRARVTVIKHYSWTETIKAIEDVLAKF, encoded by the coding sequence ATGAAACAAAAACTATTAATCGTTACTGACAATTTTTTACCTCAATGGGACGGTGTTACAAGATTTCTCGTAGAAGTAATTCCCAAACTTTCTAAAAGTTATGATGTTACGGTTTTAGCGCCAGATTTCAGCGGGTCATCAATATTTTTTCCGGATGTAAAGATTTTTAGATTTCCATTATCAAGATTCGTTGTAAATAATTTTCAACTTGCATATCCCCAATATAAAAATTTTGAACCATATATCAAGGAAGCAGACATTGTATGGACTCAGGGTATTGGTTCTTTAGGGTCTTCAGCCATTTACATTGCTAAAAGATATAAAAAACCTTTAATCGCATATATACATTCAATTGAGTGGGCGCTTGTAGAAAAAAGTGTGCCCGGTCCTTTAATTTTTAAACAATTGGCAAGTTTATTAACTCAGGTATTTGCAAATTGGCTTTATAATAAATGCGATATTTTAATGATGCCTACGCAGGAAGTAGCAGACATATTTGAATCTAAAGAGATTGAAACTGTTAAAATTCTTGTGCCCCTAGGCGTAAATTGTAAAAATTTCGAACCTTCAGAAAATAAAGCTGACTCTAAAAAAGCATTAGGAATTAAACCTGAAGAAATAGTTATAGGTTATTGCGGAAGAATATCCAGAGATAAAGATGTAATCACTTTATATAAAGCATTTGAATGGATAAACAAAAAATGTTCAAACGTTAAACTTTTAATTGTTGGACCAGGTAATTCAGATTACATGACAAAATTTGATTCCAAAGAAAACATAATCGTTACTGGCGCAAAAGATAATGTTGTTGATTATTATCAGGCAATGGATATTTTTGTATTACCCTCATTAACTGAAACCACAAGTCTTGCAACATTAGAAGCTATGGCATGCGGCTGCTGCATTGTCTCAACAAAAGTGGGAATTGCCCAAGACATAATTAAAAATGGAGAAAATGGCCTGTTTTTTCCAAAGCGCAATGATTTAATATTGAAAAAAAAATTAAAATGGCTTGTTAATCACCCGGACATTATTGAAATGTATTCTAAACGCGCAAGAGTTACAGTTATTAAACATTATTCTTGGACAGAAACAATTAAGGCGATTGAAGATGTACTGGCTAAATTTTAG